In one window of Juglans regia cultivar Chandler chromosome 3, Walnut 2.0, whole genome shotgun sequence DNA:
- the LOC109008126 gene encoding cytochrome P450 98A2, with the protein MSYALISICLQITTWTVVHFTNSISNIYPPLSNHFFGFGLVTKQFLHFHHPRSPPMEPFLLIPIALVTLFLAYNIYQRLRFKLPPGPRPWPIVGNLYDIKPVRFRCFAEWAQAYGPVISVWFGSTLNVIVSNSELAKEVLKENDQQLADRHRSRSAAKFSRDGKDLIWADYGPHYVKVRKVCTLELFSPKRLESLRPIREDEVTAMVESIFNDSTNSDTKGKSLLVKKYLGAVAFNNITRLAFGKRFVNSEGVMDEQGLEFKAIVANGLKLGASLAMAEHIPWLRWMFPLEEDAFAKHGARRDRLTRAIMEEHTQARQKSGGAKQHFVDALLTLQDKYDLSEDTIIGLLWDMITAGMDTTAISVEWGMAELIKNPRVQQKAQEELDRVIGFERVVTEADFSNLPYLQCVAKEALRLHPPTPLMLPHRANANVKFGGYDIPKGSNVHVNVWAIARDPAVWKNPLEFRPERFLEEDVDMKGHDFRLLPFGAGRRVCPGAQLGINLVTSMLAHLLHHFVWTPPEGIKPEEIDMSENPGLVTYMRSPLQAMAAPRLPAHLYKRMAVDM; encoded by the exons ATGTCGTACGCCCTCATCTCTATCTGTTTGCAGATCACAACTTGGACTGTAGTTCATTTCACCAACTCCATCTCTAATATTTATCCACCTCTCTCCAACCATTTCTTTGGCTTCGGCCTCGTCACAAAGCAATTTCTACATTTTCATCATCCTCGATCTCCTCCAATGGAGCCTTTCCTTCTAATACCCATCGCGCTTGTCACCCTCTTCCTCGCATACAACATCTATCAGCGGCTTAGATTCAAGCTCCCACCGGGCCCTCGCCCGTGGCCGATCGTTGGAAACCTCTACGACATAAAGCCAGTGAGGTTCCGGTGTTTTGCCGAGTGGGCTCAAGCGTACGGCCCAGTTATATCGGTGTGGTTCGGATCGACGCTAAACGTGATCGTGTCGAACTCGGAGTTGGCAAAGGAAGTGCTCAAGGAAAATGACCAGCAACTGGCGGACAGGCACAGAAGTAGGTCGGCAGCTAAGTTTAGCAGGGATGGGAAGGACCTTATCTGGGCGGACTACGGTCCTCACTATGTGAAGGTCAGGAAAGTGTGCACCCTTGAGCTTTTCTCGCCCAAGAGACTCGAGTCTCTTAGACCCATTAGGGAAGATGAGGTTACAGCCATGGTTGAATCCATTTTCAACGACTCCACCAATTCTG ATACTAAGGGTAAAAGTTTGttggtgaagaaatatttgggagCAGTGGCATTCAATAACATTACAAGACTGGCATTTGGGAAGCGGTTTGTGAACTCTGAGGGCGTAATGGACGAGCAAGGGTTAGAATTCAAGGCAATCGTGGCCAATGGGCTGAAGCTTGGTGCATCACTTGCCATGGCAGAGCACATTCCATGGCTTCGTTGGATGTTCCCTCTTGAGGAAGACGCATTCGCCAAACACGGCGCAAGGAGGGATAGACTCACTAGGGCTATCATGGAAGAGCACACTCAGGCACGCCAGAAGAGTGGTGGTGCCAAGCAGCATTTCGTTGATGCTCTGCTTACACTGCAGGACAAATACGACCTCAGCGAGGACACCATCATTGGACTTCTTTGG GACATGATCACTGCAGGCATGGATACCACCGCAATCTCAGTAGAATGGGGCATGGCCGAGCTCATCAAGAACCCAAGGGTACAACAGAAGGCCCAAGAAGAGCTAGACCGTGTCATTGGGTTCGAACGCGTAGTGACAGAAGCTGACTTTTCGAACCTACCTTACCTGCAATGTGTAGCCAAAGAGGCACTAAGGTTGCACCCTCCAACCCCGCTAATGCTCCCCCACCGAGCCAATGCCAATGTAAAATTTGGTGGCTATGACATCCCTAAGGGATCAAATGTTCATGTCAACGTTTGGGCGATTGCACGTGATCCGGCAGTGTGGAAAAATCCACTTGAGTTCCGGCCGGAGCGGTTCCTTGAGGAGGATGTTGATATGAAGGGCCATGACTTCCGGCTACTTCCATTTGGCGCCGGCCGGCGAGTGTGCCCCGGTGCTCAACTTGGTATCAATTTGGTCACGTCCATGCTTGCTCACCTACTGCACCATTTTGTTTGGACACCACCAGAGGGGATAAAGCCAGAAGAGATTGACATGTCTGAAAATCCTGGACTGGTCACTTATATGCGGAGCCCATTACAAGCCATGGCTGCTCCCAGGTTGCCAGCCCACTTATACAAACGTATGGCGGTCGACatgtag